The Daphnia pulex isolate KAP4 chromosome 3, ASM2113471v1 genome includes a region encoding these proteins:
- the LOC124190833 gene encoding E3 ubiquitin-protein ligase Topors-like, giving the protein MSSNNNSRRGATKKKTKLTEKASKPKKPAASCPPSPESGRSSPDSSCSICLGRHENKSFTNNCLHEFCFTCLLEWSKVKPECPLCKQPFTSIIHNVRSNQEYDEHKIPVPEPEPDDLDLFGQLLHHRFRYRTTVTSERRRALALERLYTFRQFQEDGVLPRPVERRPARSRLTGTSSFRRRTYQRDLWVRPLSDITGRYRETTPEFFQLNPAMTHRLVPWLNRELNVLLVSHENRLSYVLELILRLITQFHIRSRAFRDAIQSYIGGYTEHFVHEFFQYARSPYDMYGFDENADYQPRNNLQQEEVAVSESSDEDVPGTRPINNNSQSRVAPRDIPLPPSPQPGPSGIGRSSSAVVIDDGQSYSAMPGPSSSGTRPSEEDEDDDLDVEIVEVIRPSSPLVITLSESDEEREEESERNEASSSSSRGKALKQKSSPGNRVNARKEPQQRTKSAKKKKRKRDRSPTSPVETPNLNTRARFSRETEENNINDTSPDQSSRLSGGAAVRYWDMDPEEIRRQLHNDRPHESSGSKRRHKRDRFN; this is encoded by the exons ATGTCTTCCAACAATAATTCTAGACGTGGTgctacaaaaaagaaaaccaagttAACTGAAAAAGCTAGCAAACCAAAGAAGCCTGCAGCTTCTTGCCCACCTTCCCCTGAATCTGGAAGATCTTCGCCAGACTCTTCCTGTTCCATCTGTCTGGGACGACatgaaaacaaatcttttaCGAACAACTGCCTtcatgaattttgttttacttgcCTACTGGAATGGTCGAAA GTGAAACCAGAGTGTCCGTTATGTAAGCAGCCATTTACCTCCATCATTCACAATGTAAGGTCCAATCAGGAGTATGATGAGCACAAAATACCGGTTCCAGAACCTGAGCCTGATGATCTTGATCTCTTTGGTCAATTGTTGCACCACAGATTCCGATACAG AACGACAGTCACCTCAGAGAGGAGAAGGGCTTTGGCACTGGAGAGACTTTACACTTTCAGGCAGTTTCAAGAAGATGGAGTCCTTCCCCGACCAGTTGAACGTCGCCCAGCAAGAAGTCGCTTGACTGGGACAAGTAGCTTTCGTCGCCGTACTTATCAAAGAGATTTGTGGGTTCGCCCACTCTCCGATATTACGGGACGCTATCGGGAAACTACGCCAGAGTTTTTCCAACTCAATCCCGCGATGACTCATCGTCTCGTGCCCTGGCTCAACCGAGAATTGAACGTTTTACTCGTCAGCCACGAGAATCGTTTGTCGTACGTGTTGGAGCTGATTCTTCGGCTGATTACTCAATTCCATATCCGCAGTCGAGCGTTCCGTGATGCAATTCAATCTTACATCGGCGGCTATACGGAGCACTTCGTACACGAGTTTTTCCAATATGCCCGTTCGCCCTACGACATGTATGGATTCGATGAGAACGCCGACTACCAGCCCAGGAATAATCTGCAGCAAGAAGAAGTGGCCGTCAGTGAATCCAGCGATGAAGACGTTCCTGGAACTCGACCGATCAATAACAATTCGCAATCTCGCGTG GCACCCCGTGATATTCCGTTGCCTCCTTCTCCCCAGCCAGGTCCTAGTGGGATTGGCCGAAGTTCTTCCGCGGTGGTTATCGACGATGGTCAGAGTTACTCCGCCATGCCGGGTCCTTCCAGTTCAGGAACTAGACCATCAGAGGAGGATGAGGACGACGACCTGGACGTTGAGATTGTGGAAGTAATCCGTCCGTCTTCCCCCCTGGTGATAACGCTATCGGAATCGGATGAGGAACGGGAAGAAGAGTCGGAGCGAAACGAAGCCAGCTCTTCATCCTCTCGCGGCAAAGctctcaaacaaaaaagttcccCTGGCAACAGAGTTAATGCACGCAAGGAGCcgcaacaacgaacaaagtccgccaaaaagaagaaaaggaagcgCGATCGATCTCCGACTTCGCCCGTTGAAACGCCAAATCTAAATACCAG AGCTCGTTTCAGCCGAGAAACGGAAGAGAACAATATCAACGATACCAGCCCGGACCAGTCGTCTCGTTTATCCGGCGGAGCTGCTGTCCGCTATTGGGATATGGATCCGGAAGAGATACGGCGCCAGCTGCACAACGACCGGCCCCATGAATCCAGCGGAAGCAAACGTCGGCACAAGCGAGACAGATTCAATTAA
- the LOC124190848 gene encoding uncharacterized protein LOC124190848 isoform X1, which yields MLDWKPSEFIWNSNNTNEQNPGTNQNTSEKMKQVNRYSMSVESGINYGYRNHSRNREMMSSSNRSIAFGRTCVGINFVANRKSYFDISYEYQPIRFNNTSTSLPAHRNFFQRNSLDGRPRWNSSTHTGSRDALYYFPERLKSISNKSPLLANEKRLESPRPIRSTYLGYTNAGNVSGAGSEFFGRPPAGLPNPKSNNNSVANCLNWDLMAPAKLDIQQRTLNAILHQVSQI from the coding sequence tgagcAAAACCCAGGAACCAACCAAAATACCAGTGAGAAAATGAAGCAAGTGAACCGTTACTCGATGTCTGTTGAATCAGGCATCAATTATGGATACAGAAATCACAGCAGGAACCGAGAAATGATGTCGTCGTCAAATCGATCCATCGCTTTTGGAAGGACGTGTGTCGGTATCAATTTCGTAGCAAATCGAAAATcttattttgacatttcttacGAGTATCAGCCCATCAGGTTCAATAACACGTCGACCAGTTTACCAGCGCACAGGAATTTCTTTCAACGCAACTCTTTGGATGGCCGTCCACGTTGGAACTCTTCCACTCACACTGGCAGCCGTGACGCCCTCTACTATTTTCCTGAAAGATTGAAatccatttcaaataaatcaccacTCTTGGCCAATGAAAAGCGTTTAGAATCGCCACGACCCATCCGATCGACATATCTCGGTTACACCAATGCCGGAAATGTGTCTGGCGCTGGATCAGAATTTTTCGGCCGACCTCCTGCCGGTTTGCCGAACCCaaaatccaacaacaactctGTGGCCAACTGTTTGAATTGGGATTTAATGGCGCCTGCTAAATTAGACATTCAACAACGGACGTTAAACGCAATTTTACATCAAGTCAGTCAAATTTGA
- the LOC124190848 gene encoding uncharacterized protein LOC124190848 isoform X2 yields the protein MLGILPAELTDITIEQNPGTNQNTSEKMKQVNRYSMSVESGINYGYRNHSRNREMMSSSNRSIAFGRTCVGINFVANRKSYFDISYEYQPIRFNNTSTSLPAHRNFFQRNSLDGRPRWNSSTHTGSRDALYYFPERLKSISNKSPLLANEKRLESPRPIRSTYLGYTNAGNVSGAGSEFFGRPPAGLPNPKSNNNSVANCLNWDLMAPAKLDIQQRTLNAILHQVSQI from the exons ATGCTGGGCATTTTGCCAGCCGAATTAACCGACATAACAAT tgagcAAAACCCAGGAACCAACCAAAATACCAGTGAGAAAATGAAGCAAGTGAACCGTTACTCGATGTCTGTTGAATCAGGCATCAATTATGGATACAGAAATCACAGCAGGAACCGAGAAATGATGTCGTCGTCAAATCGATCCATCGCTTTTGGAAGGACGTGTGTCGGTATCAATTTCGTAGCAAATCGAAAATcttattttgacatttcttacGAGTATCAGCCCATCAGGTTCAATAACACGTCGACCAGTTTACCAGCGCACAGGAATTTCTTTCAACGCAACTCTTTGGATGGCCGTCCACGTTGGAACTCTTCCACTCACACTGGCAGCCGTGACGCCCTCTACTATTTTCCTGAAAGATTGAAatccatttcaaataaatcaccacTCTTGGCCAATGAAAAGCGTTTAGAATCGCCACGACCCATCCGATCGACATATCTCGGTTACACCAATGCCGGAAATGTGTCTGGCGCTGGATCAGAATTTTTCGGCCGACCTCCTGCCGGTTTGCCGAACCCaaaatccaacaacaactctGTGGCCAACTGTTTGAATTGGGATTTAATGGCGCCTGCTAAATTAGACATTCAACAACGGACGTTAAACGCAATTTTACATCAAGTCAGTCAAATTTGA
- the LOC124190848 gene encoding uncharacterized protein LOC124190848 isoform X3, which yields MKQVNRYSMSVESGINYGYRNHSRNREMMSSSNRSIAFGRTCVGINFVANRKSYFDISYEYQPIRFNNTSTSLPAHRNFFQRNSLDGRPRWNSSTHTGSRDALYYFPERLKSISNKSPLLANEKRLESPRPIRSTYLGYTNAGNVSGAGSEFFGRPPAGLPNPKSNNNSVANCLNWDLMAPAKLDIQQRTLNAILHQVSQI from the coding sequence ATGAAGCAAGTGAACCGTTACTCGATGTCTGTTGAATCAGGCATCAATTATGGATACAGAAATCACAGCAGGAACCGAGAAATGATGTCGTCGTCAAATCGATCCATCGCTTTTGGAAGGACGTGTGTCGGTATCAATTTCGTAGCAAATCGAAAATcttattttgacatttcttacGAGTATCAGCCCATCAGGTTCAATAACACGTCGACCAGTTTACCAGCGCACAGGAATTTCTTTCAACGCAACTCTTTGGATGGCCGTCCACGTTGGAACTCTTCCACTCACACTGGCAGCCGTGACGCCCTCTACTATTTTCCTGAAAGATTGAAatccatttcaaataaatcaccacTCTTGGCCAATGAAAAGCGTTTAGAATCGCCACGACCCATCCGATCGACATATCTCGGTTACACCAATGCCGGAAATGTGTCTGGCGCTGGATCAGAATTTTTCGGCCGACCTCCTGCCGGTTTGCCGAACCCaaaatccaacaacaactctGTGGCCAACTGTTTGAATTGGGATTTAATGGCGCCTGCTAAATTAGACATTCAACAACGGACGTTAAACGCAATTTTACATCAAGTCAGTCAAATTTGA
- the LOC124190839 gene encoding uncharacterized protein LOC124190839, which produces MNNQTGINVLSAALFDISHKYVTHQDPSVAIDVKDLHKLLMKGCYKLDTNYEYIIPESAVYRGIVTLPGTIIIYVEISPKKIKEYPINQSATIKDLKDIICNGEGISPRLQRLLFVNQELKDKKSLKYYNIKERDTVQLKLKIIDGLNLHKELFDEPYHYDFTNISDERNQFYSRGRMEYLRPCGWQRYALNVKGKYPDDIWLEGKYRRSDKNSSAEGEWPVSYHGTSYHNGLSIAEEGFRLSRCTRFKYGYGIYTTPDIKVAYRFADIIQIDGITYRFVVQSRVNPKNVKIVSKAETGVGEYWISSNEDDVRPYGFCILEIFRRNLKLSLPPETPLSETPLPETSFFFWMLLFAVIMIYYCTLE; this is translated from the exons ATGAATAATCAAACGGGAATTAATGTTTTGAGTGCTGCACTCTTCGACATTTCGCACAAGTATGTCACTCATCAAGATCCATCGGTGGCCATCGACGTCAAAGATCTCCACAAACTACTGATGAAAGGATGCTACAAGCTGGACACTAATTATGAATACATTATTCCTGAAAGTG ctgttTATAGAGGTATAGTAACACTACCTGGCACCATTATAATCTATGTGGAAATTtcacccaaaaaaatcaaagaatatcCTATCAACCAATCGGCAACCATCAAGGACTTGAAAGATATTATATGCAATGGAGAAGGCATCTCACCACGTCTACAAAGATTGTTGTTTGTCAACCAGGAATTGAAAGACAAGAAATCTTTGAAATATTACAACATCAAAGAACGCGATACTGTTCAacttaaattgaaaataatcgaCGGATTAAACTTACACAAGGAACTGTTTGACGAGCCATACCATTACGATTTCACCAACATTTCTGATGAGAGAAACCAATTCTACAGCAGAGGGAGAATGGAATACCTCCGTCCATGCGGATGGCAACGCTACGCTTTAAATGTCAAAGGCAAGTACCCGGACGATATTTGGCTAGAAGGGAAATATCGCCGGTCTGACAAAAACTCGTCGGCCGAAGGAGAATGGCCAGTGTCCTACCACGGAACATCTTACCACAACGGACTCTCAATCGCAGAAGAAGGATTTAGATTGAGTAGATGCACGCGTTTCAAATATGGCTATGGTATCTACACGACACCTGATATCAAAGTCGCATACCGATTTGCTGATATTATACAGATCGATGGGATAACCTATAGATTTGTCGTTCAAAGTCGTGTCAACCCCAAAAATGTGAAGATAGTCAGTAAAGCTGAAACTGGTGTGGGCGAGTATTGGATCTCATCCAATGAGGACGACGTTCGCCCTTATGGCTTTTGTATTCTagaaatttttagaagaaaCCTCAAATTATCTCTTCCCCCTGAAACTCCTCTCTCTGAAACTCCTCTTCCTGAAacatccttcttcttttggatgTTGTTATTTGCTGTAATAATGATATACTACTGCACATtggaatga